A stretch of Mastacembelus armatus chromosome 1, fMasArm1.2, whole genome shotgun sequence DNA encodes these proteins:
- the mchr1a gene encoding melanin-concentrating hormone receptor 1, which produces MDFFNDSNFSFGETTAAEDGSLHYSAILPVIFGIVCFLGIMGNCIVIYTIMKKTKCRAKQTVPDIFILNLSFVDLLFLLGMPFLIHQLLGNGTWHFGASMCTVITALDSNSQIVSTYILTAMTLDRYLATVHPIRFNYIRRPCVAMLVIGLVWSMSLLTIIPVWLYAGLMPLSDGLVACALLLPDPVTDTYWFTLYQFFLAFAVPLVIICLVFFKILQHMFTSVAPLPPRSLRVRTKKVTRMAVAICLAFFICWAPYYILQLVHLGVQKPSVAFSYAYNIAISMGYTNSCINPFLYITLSETFKRQFLRAVCPVNRKIRVNPSTTEGGSVSVRMVPEGAQREPASEEMVPHNVDP; this is translated from the coding sequence CTGAAGATGGTTCTCTTCATTACAGTGCCATCCTCCCTGTCATCTTTGGCATCGTCTGCTTTCTGGGCATCATGGGGAACTGTATTGTCATTTACACGATCATGAAGAAGACCAAGTGTCGTGCTAAGCAAACTGTTCCAGACATCTTTATCttaaatttgtcatttgttgaTCTCCTGTTTCTACTTGGGATGCCATTCCTCATCCACCAACTGTTGGGCAATGGTACTTGGCATTTTGGAGCCTCGATGTGTACGGTCATCACCGCGCTGGACTCCAACAGTCAGATCGTGAGCACATACATCCTCACGGCAATGACACTGGACCGTTATTTGGCTACTGTTCATCCCATCCGCTTCAACTACATCCGCAGGCCCTGTGTGGCCATGCTGGTTATTGGCCTGGTGTGGAGTATGTCTTTACTCACCATCATCCCTGTGTGGTTGTATGCAGGCCTTATGCCTCTCTCAGATGGTCTGGTGGCCTGTGCTCTCCTCTTGCCTGACCCAGTCACTGACACATACTGGTTTACACTTTACCAGTTCTTCTTGGCCTTTGCTGTGCCATTAGTTATCATCTGTCTGGTGTTCTTCAAGATACTCCAACACATGTTCACCAGTGTGGCACCACTGCCTCCACGCAGTTTGAGGGTTCGCACGAAGAAGGTGACACGGATGGCAGTGGCCATCTGCCTGGCTTTCTTCATCTGCTGGGCTCCTTACTACATCCTCCAGTTGGTCCACCTAGGGGTGCAGAAGCCAAGTGTGGCTTTCTCCTATGCCTACAACATAGCCATTAGTATGGGTTACACTAACAGTTGTATCAATCCATTTCTCTACATCACCCTCAGTGAGACCTTTAAGAGGCAGTTTCTCAGAGCTGTCTGCCCAGTTAATAGAAAGATCCGCGTGAACCCGAGCACCACTGAAGGCGGCAGCGTGAGCGTGAGAATGGTACCTGAAGGAGCTCAGCGGGAGCCGGCCTCTGAGGAAATGGTACCACACAATGTGGACCCATAG